The Lactuca sativa cultivar Salinas chromosome 2, Lsat_Salinas_v11, whole genome shotgun sequence genome includes a window with the following:
- the LOC111899862 gene encoding isovaleryl-CoA dehydrogenase, mitochondrial — MMMHRLVRLRSIAKSSSQHRGGVAALFSTAMLFDDTQIQFKESVAQFAQEHIAPHASTIDKTNNFPQEVNLWKLMGDFNLHGITAPVEYGGLGLGYLYHCIALEEISRASGSVGLSFGAHSNLCINQLVRNGNAAQKEKYLPKLISGDHIGALAMSEPNAGSDVVGMKCKAERVDGGYVLNGNKMWCTNGPTAQTLVVYAKTDVAARSKGITAFIIEKGMPGFSTAQKLDKLGMRGSDTCELVFDNCFVPNENVLGEEGKGVYVLMSGLDLERLVLSGGPIGIMQACLDVVLPYVRQREQFGRPIGEFQLMEGKIADMYTSLQSSRSYTYSVARQCDNGILVPKDCAGVILLAAERATQVALQAIQCLGGNGYVNEYPTGRLLRDAKLYEIGAGTSEIRRIIVGRELFKEQ; from the exons ATGATGATGCACAGACTGGTGAGATTAAGATCAATAGCTAAATCTTCCTCTCAACACCGAGGCGGAGTTGCGGCGTTATTTTCAACTGCTATGCTGTTCGATGATACTCAAATACAG TTCAAAGAAAGTGTTGCACAATTTGCCCAAGAACATATTGCTCCTCATGCGTCAACAATAGACAAAACAAATAATTTCCCACAG GAAGTTAACTTATGGAAACTAATGGGGGACTTCAATCTTCATGGAATTACTGCTCCAG TTGAATATGGAGGATTAGGTTTAGGTTATTTATATCACTGCATAGCTTTGGAGGAGATTAGTCGTGCATCAGGATCAGTTGGATTATCCTTTGGTGCCCATTCTAATCTTTGTATTAATCAATTG GTGAGAAACGGAAATGCTGCACAAAAGGAGAAATATTTACCCAag TTAATTAGTGGGGATCATATTGGAGCTCTTGCAATGAGTGAACCTAATG CTGGTTCAGATGTTGTTGGAATGAAATGTAAAGCTGAACGTGTTGATGGTGGTTATGTTTTAAATGGGAACAAGATGTGGTGCACCAATGGTCCAACTGCTCAAACTCTG GTGGTTTATGCTAAAACAGATGTAGCTGCTCGTTCTAAAGGGATAACAGCATTTATTATTGAGAAAGGAATGCCTGG GTTTAGTACTGCTCAAAAGTTGGACAAACTTGGAATGCGAGGAAGTGATAC ATGCGAGCTTGTTTTTGATAACTGCTTTGTTCCTAACGAAAATGTTCTTGGTGAAGAGGGAAAag GAGTTTATGTGTTGATGTCGGGGTTAGATTTAGAGAGACTTGTACTCTCGGGTGGACCAATTGGGATCATGCAAGCATGTCTTGATGTTGTTCTTCCGTATGTTCGCCAAAGAGAACAATTTGGACGCCCAATTGGAGAGTTTCAATTAATGGAGGGGAAAATTGCAGATATGTATACTTCTCTCCAGTCTTCAAG ATCGTATACGTATTCTGTTGCTAGACAATGTGACAACGGAATACTTGTTCCAAAG GATTGTGCGGGTGTTATACTACTTGCTGCTGAACGAGCTACACAGGTTGCACTTCAG GCGATTCAGTGTTTGGGTGGGAATGGGTATGTGAATGAGTATCCGACTGGTCGACTTCTACGGGATGCTAAATTATATGAGATTGGTGCGGGAACGAGTGAGATTAGAAGAATAATTGTTGGACGTGAGCTCTTTAAGGAACAATGA